The proteins below are encoded in one region of Aquisphaera giovannonii:
- a CDS encoding VWA domain-containing protein, which yields MKDWLLRKLADALDVGPPAAGEAISPHLRFDRPWPQWLLIAVVLGGSSLIIWLYRREGRASAGYKALLATIRIALLLMLTLMIAEAVLSVERTGLPYLTIMVDDSASAAIADQYEDPKVRPALESIASPAAAAAAGPREPSRLDIAKGLIARDQAKLLRELQKQHKVRLYLVSNSARPLAEVDTPAEVGPAVQKLEKVEASGSQSRLGDGTRQVLTELRGAPPSAIILLSDGQTTEGEPLAKAAELATRKGVPLYAIGLGSAEPTRDLELTELLVDDVVFADDAVRFQAKLLSRGFGGRKVRLSLKEKDATSADRGAAREIQSIDVEAPPDGQPKRVEIVHRPKEVGEHTYILEIDRQPRELQEENNRLERLITVRKEKLKVLLVESEPRYEFRYLKNFLEREETIDLNVVLLSSDPEYEEQDRSAIPTFPAAKEDLFAYDVVIVGDADPSFLSTSQMQNMLDFVAEKGGGVLFIAGDSFNPLAYRGTPLETLLPIELNDARNPSAVGAGIASYRPELTAEGRSSPIFRFGENEASSAQAWQSLPELYWYFEAPRKKPAALVLAEHPGVIGSEGKLPLDLYQFAGAGKSMFHAFDDTWRWRFRVGDRYFGRFWVQAIRFLARSKLAGQRKAEVQTDRRRYDRGQPIQIRVRFPNPALAPAGGPVSVLVEREGGRPRKLALSPLPGTKNVFEGALPQVEEGEFKVRLTEPILDGPLPTTNFRVDAPASELERVQMNEPELLRVAEATGGKFYTPLTADTLLQDLPRPAKVPLDTDPPKELWNTWPVLALFLALLTTEWVLRKRRQMV from the coding sequence GTGAAGGATTGGCTACTCAGGAAGCTCGCCGATGCCCTCGACGTGGGCCCCCCCGCGGCCGGCGAGGCCATATCGCCCCATCTCCGATTCGATCGGCCGTGGCCCCAGTGGCTGCTGATCGCGGTGGTGCTCGGGGGTTCCAGCCTGATCATCTGGCTCTATCGCAGGGAGGGCAGGGCATCGGCCGGGTACAAGGCCCTGCTGGCGACCATCCGCATCGCCCTGCTCCTGATGCTGACGCTCATGATCGCCGAGGCCGTGCTCTCGGTGGAGCGGACCGGCCTGCCCTACCTGACGATCATGGTCGACGACTCCGCCAGCGCGGCGATCGCGGATCAGTACGAGGACCCGAAGGTCCGCCCCGCCCTGGAGTCGATCGCGAGCCCGGCCGCGGCCGCCGCCGCGGGGCCGCGGGAGCCGAGCCGCCTCGACATCGCCAAGGGCCTGATCGCCCGCGACCAGGCGAAGCTCCTCCGGGAGCTTCAGAAGCAGCACAAGGTGCGGCTCTACCTCGTCTCGAACTCCGCCCGCCCGCTCGCCGAGGTCGACACGCCGGCCGAGGTCGGCCCCGCGGTCCAGAAGCTGGAGAAGGTCGAGGCCTCGGGGAGCCAGTCCCGGCTGGGCGACGGGACGAGGCAGGTCCTCACGGAGCTCCGGGGCGCCCCCCCTTCGGCCATCATCCTCCTCTCCGACGGGCAGACAACGGAGGGGGAGCCGCTCGCCAAGGCGGCCGAGCTCGCGACGCGGAAGGGCGTCCCGCTCTACGCGATCGGGCTGGGGAGCGCGGAGCCCACCCGCGACCTCGAGCTCACCGAGCTGCTCGTCGACGACGTGGTCTTCGCCGACGACGCGGTCCGATTCCAGGCCAAGCTGCTGTCCCGGGGATTCGGCGGCAGGAAAGTCCGCCTCAGCCTGAAGGAGAAGGACGCGACGAGCGCCGACCGGGGGGCGGCCCGGGAAATCCAGTCGATCGACGTGGAGGCCCCGCCGGACGGTCAGCCCAAGCGAGTGGAGATCGTCCATCGCCCCAAGGAGGTCGGCGAGCACACCTACATCCTGGAGATCGACCGCCAGCCCCGCGAGCTCCAGGAGGAGAACAACCGCCTCGAGCGGCTCATCACGGTCCGCAAGGAGAAGCTCAAGGTCCTGCTCGTGGAGAGCGAGCCGCGGTACGAGTTCCGCTACCTGAAGAACTTCCTGGAACGCGAGGAGACGATCGACCTGAACGTCGTGCTGCTCTCCTCGGATCCCGAGTACGAAGAGCAGGACCGCTCCGCGATCCCCACGTTCCCGGCCGCCAAGGAGGACCTCTTCGCGTACGACGTGGTGATCGTCGGCGACGCCGACCCGAGCTTCCTGAGCACCTCCCAGATGCAGAACATGCTGGACTTCGTCGCGGAGAAGGGGGGCGGCGTCCTGTTCATCGCCGGCGATTCCTTCAACCCGCTGGCCTATCGCGGCACCCCCCTGGAGACCCTGCTGCCGATCGAGCTGAATGACGCGCGGAACCCCTCGGCCGTCGGCGCCGGCATCGCGTCGTATCGCCCGGAGCTGACGGCGGAGGGCCGCTCCAGCCCGATCTTCCGCTTCGGCGAGAACGAGGCGTCCAGCGCGCAAGCCTGGCAGTCGCTCCCGGAGCTCTACTGGTACTTCGAGGCGCCGCGGAAGAAGCCGGCGGCCCTGGTCCTGGCCGAGCATCCCGGGGTGATCGGCAGCGAGGGCAAGCTGCCCCTGGACCTCTACCAGTTCGCGGGGGCGGGCAAGTCGATGTTCCACGCGTTCGACGACACCTGGCGCTGGCGCTTCCGCGTCGGGGATCGCTACTTCGGCCGCTTCTGGGTGCAGGCGATCCGCTTCCTGGCCCGCTCCAAGCTGGCCGGCCAGCGGAAGGCGGAGGTCCAGACGGACCGCCGACGCTACGACCGCGGCCAGCCGATCCAGATCCGCGTCCGCTTCCCCAATCCGGCCCTGGCCCCGGCCGGCGGGCCCGTCTCCGTGCTCGTGGAGCGCGAGGGCGGCCGGCCGCGCAAGCTGGCCCTCAGTCCGCTCCCGGGGACGAAGAACGTCTTCGAGGGCGCCCTGCCGCAGGTCGAGGAGGGAGAGTTCAAGGTGCGCCTGACGGAGCCGATCCTCGACGGCCCGCTGCCGACGACGAACTTCCGCGTCGACGCGCCCGCCAGCGAGCTCGAGCGCGTCCAGATGAACGAGCCCGAACTGCTCCGCGTCGCCGAGGCGACCGGCGGGAAGTTCTACACGCCCCTCACGGCGGACACGCTGCTCCAGGACCTGCCCAGGCCGGCGAAGGTCCCGCTCGACACGGACCCGCCCAAGGAGCTGTGGAACACCTGGCCCGTGCTGGCCCTCTTCCTCGCCCTGCTCACGACGGAATGGGTTCTCCGGAAGCGGAGGCAGATGGTATGA
- a CDS encoding VWA domain-containing protein — translation MPLSPFPAPLALTFGNAPILAGLAAASIPILIHLLNRRKFREMRWAAMQFLIPAIRKNQRKIRVEQWLLLAVRTLLVLLVVTAMAKPLVEAFGNVIAGRRTHRVLVVDASLSMGHTSAGTSRFEQAKVLAAQVVKDSRPGDSISLVLMGQPPRIIIGDPSPNLSEVQKEIQELPLTHGATDLVATFEAVDRVLEVSSIPQKEVIFLTDLQATSWRTKEGAEKGGLGRIIAKIQAREPRSVIIDLGRAGSENRAVTDLRVERPVVTAGATVPVRGVLHNYGPTRAEGVLVRLTLDGRVGPEQSVDLPAGEDVPVVFNEHFPAAGDHVLELSMDNDALPLDDKRTFAVPVRDAIKVLLVDGHFKAEPFQAETDYLAQALAPTEGSSGQGDTIRTDVIPESQFSRRELGTNYDVIGLCNVSQFSQSEVAALEDFVAQGGGLVFFGGDQVMPDNYNRLLHADGKGLLPAAIGPAVGDAAKRQGGVGFNALGYRHPLVAEFRGESDPVTAGLTRALTWQHHRLILPKDSTATVALAFDNGDPAIVEAPRARGRVYQVATSADSGWTSWPLHNSYLPVMEQLFLQAAAGRLSERNIRVGQPYDQSYPAAGASSPVTVVTPRGQSLETRLKAAGSLSQLHFEQTDVAGAYQVRLGPPQNEESTFAAGPDPAESDPAKLDKSGLAERIPGWNFLHLDNWRELSRSAASMSRRGEMHRSLLLGALGLLLLESFLAWRFGHHEPPA, via the coding sequence ATGCCCCTCTCGCCGTTCCCAGCGCCCCTGGCCCTGACCTTCGGCAACGCCCCGATCCTCGCGGGCCTGGCCGCGGCGTCGATCCCGATCCTCATCCACCTCCTCAACCGGCGGAAATTCCGGGAGATGCGCTGGGCGGCCATGCAATTCCTCATCCCGGCCATCCGCAAGAACCAGCGGAAGATCCGGGTGGAGCAGTGGCTCCTGCTGGCCGTGAGGACGCTGCTGGTGCTCCTGGTCGTCACGGCCATGGCCAAGCCCCTGGTGGAGGCCTTCGGCAACGTCATCGCGGGCCGCAGGACGCATCGCGTGCTGGTCGTGGACGCCTCGCTCAGCATGGGGCACACGTCCGCCGGGACCAGCCGCTTCGAACAGGCGAAGGTTTTGGCGGCCCAGGTCGTCAAGGACTCCCGCCCCGGCGACTCGATCAGCCTCGTCCTGATGGGCCAGCCGCCGCGGATCATCATCGGGGATCCGTCGCCCAACCTCTCGGAGGTGCAGAAGGAGATCCAGGAGCTGCCGCTCACGCACGGCGCCACCGACCTCGTGGCCACGTTCGAGGCGGTGGACCGGGTCCTCGAAGTCTCGTCGATCCCCCAGAAGGAGGTCATCTTCCTGACCGACCTCCAGGCGACGAGCTGGCGGACGAAGGAGGGGGCGGAGAAGGGGGGGCTGGGCCGCATCATCGCCAAGATCCAGGCCCGGGAGCCGCGTTCCGTGATCATCGACCTGGGCCGGGCCGGGTCGGAGAACCGCGCGGTGACCGACCTCCGGGTGGAGAGGCCGGTGGTGACCGCGGGGGCCACGGTCCCGGTCCGGGGCGTGCTCCACAATTACGGGCCCACCAGGGCAGAGGGGGTGCTCGTCCGCCTCACGCTCGACGGCCGGGTCGGACCGGAGCAGTCGGTGGACCTGCCGGCCGGGGAGGACGTGCCGGTCGTCTTCAACGAGCACTTCCCGGCCGCGGGCGACCACGTGCTCGAGCTGAGCATGGACAACGACGCGCTCCCGCTGGACGACAAGCGGACCTTCGCGGTCCCCGTCCGCGACGCGATCAAGGTCCTGCTCGTGGACGGGCACTTCAAGGCCGAGCCGTTCCAGGCCGAGACCGACTACCTCGCGCAGGCCCTCGCGCCGACCGAGGGCTCGAGCGGCCAGGGCGACACGATCCGCACCGACGTCATCCCCGAGTCGCAGTTCTCCCGCCGGGAGCTGGGGACCAACTACGACGTCATCGGGCTCTGCAACGTCTCCCAGTTCAGCCAGTCCGAGGTCGCGGCCCTGGAGGACTTCGTCGCGCAGGGGGGCGGGCTGGTCTTCTTCGGCGGCGACCAGGTGATGCCCGACAACTACAACCGGCTGCTCCACGCGGACGGCAAGGGGCTGCTCCCCGCCGCCATCGGCCCGGCGGTGGGCGACGCCGCGAAGCGGCAGGGGGGAGTCGGCTTCAACGCCCTGGGCTATCGCCATCCGCTGGTCGCCGAGTTCCGGGGCGAGTCCGACCCGGTCACCGCCGGGCTCACCCGGGCGCTCACGTGGCAACATCACAGGCTGATCCTGCCCAAGGACTCGACGGCCACGGTCGCCCTGGCGTTCGACAACGGGGATCCGGCGATCGTGGAGGCGCCCCGCGCCCGGGGGAGGGTCTACCAGGTGGCCACGTCGGCCGACTCCGGCTGGACCTCGTGGCCGCTCCACAACAGCTACCTCCCCGTGATGGAGCAGCTCTTCCTCCAGGCGGCCGCGGGCAGGCTGTCGGAGCGGAACATCCGCGTCGGCCAGCCCTACGACCAGTCCTACCCGGCCGCCGGGGCGTCGTCGCCCGTCACGGTGGTGACCCCGCGGGGCCAGTCCCTGGAGACGCGGCTGAAGGCGGCCGGCAGCCTGAGCCAGCTCCACTTCGAGCAGACGGACGTCGCCGGGGCCTACCAGGTCCGATTGGGGCCGCCGCAGAACGAGGAGAGCACGTTCGCCGCCGGCCCCGACCCGGCCGAGAGCGACCCCGCGAAGCTGGACAAGTCGGGCCTGGCGGAAAGAATACCCGGATGGAACTTCCTCCACCTGGACAACTGGCGGGAGCTCAGCCGCAGCGCGGCGTCGATGAGCCGCCGCGGGGAGATGCACCGCTCGCTGCTCCTGGGCGCGCTCGGCCTGCTGCTCCTGGAGTCGTTCCTGGCCTGGCGATTCGGACATCACGAACCCCCTGCCTGA